In one Trichlorobacter lovleyi SZ genomic region, the following are encoded:
- the extM gene encoding selenite/tellurite reduction operon c-type cytochrome ExtM, with protein sequence MLSQITMRIFFFFILLILSTFSLMGCSPRNAQHEQCLSCHKGIEQTSSSHSGCVTCHGGNPAAKTKAEAHRGIYGLSNRSYTGRWESGCGPCHRHQLERMQSSQMFTAAGMIAQIQATWEGERPGIRYGSQAAQLYDTDGKALKQQEVAQLDNLSGELYRKFCARCHLARHQDPGNGAGNPAGCAACHFPYEAQATYNGGDPTMRGKSPHGSSHAMHALPSLQSCAQCHHRSGRTALSYQGLMDGNNGMVPTRNGQPGPVRGSDLRNFTHIAPDIHYTAGMDCIDCHTSREVMGEGYASASLHGQLEVTCEDCHGSVDRPPRYRAILRENEDPVRESRSYPLQMRPGMEMILTSKGRPFSNVFHVDGNVVVQVKQSGRLLRSKIITGTPEHTVTGHGRLTCTACHSRTVVQCYGCHTRYDRENTQMDFIKGVETPGQFSETEDYRTLYPFPLALNQKGRISPVTPGCQTFVTVVDEQGTVLQNEAIMQYKGKRQLRFAPFHGHNTGRQAVGCAQCHANPAFLGFGQHIVEGRSIKGTLICELSDNKPLDGYLTMHKGQVQAYSAITRANARPLNQQEVQRTLQVNLCLVCHTSAKDPIYRKRINYRDLDDTVHRRLLAPR encoded by the coding sequence ACCTGTCACGGCGGCAATCCTGCAGCCAAGACCAAAGCAGAGGCACATCGCGGCATCTACGGTCTGTCAAACCGCTCCTATACCGGCCGCTGGGAATCGGGGTGCGGCCCCTGCCACCGTCACCAGCTTGAGCGGATGCAGAGCAGCCAGATGTTTACCGCGGCAGGCATGATTGCCCAGATCCAGGCCACCTGGGAGGGCGAACGCCCCGGTATCCGCTACGGCAGCCAGGCAGCGCAGTTATATGACACTGACGGCAAAGCGCTTAAGCAGCAGGAGGTCGCTCAACTGGACAACCTGTCAGGAGAACTGTACCGCAAGTTCTGCGCCCGCTGCCATCTGGCCAGACATCAGGACCCGGGCAACGGTGCCGGCAACCCGGCCGGATGCGCCGCCTGCCACTTCCCCTATGAGGCCCAGGCCACCTACAACGGAGGCGATCCAACCATGCGGGGTAAATCACCCCATGGCTCCAGCCATGCCATGCATGCGCTGCCGTCGCTGCAATCCTGTGCCCAGTGCCACCACCGCAGCGGGCGGACAGCCCTCTCCTACCAGGGTCTGATGGACGGCAACAACGGCATGGTTCCCACCCGCAACGGACAGCCGGGACCGGTCAGGGGCAGCGATCTGCGCAACTTTACCCATATCGCCCCGGATATCCATTACACTGCCGGTATGGACTGTATTGACTGCCACACCTCACGGGAAGTCATGGGGGAGGGCTATGCCTCAGCCAGCCTGCACGGGCAGCTTGAGGTCACCTGTGAAGACTGTCACGGCTCTGTTGACAGACCACCCCGCTACCGTGCCATTCTCCGCGAAAATGAAGATCCGGTTCGGGAATCCCGTTCCTACCCGCTGCAGATGCGGCCAGGCATGGAGATGATCCTGACCTCCAAAGGGCGCCCTTTCTCAAACGTCTTTCATGTTGACGGTAATGTCGTGGTACAGGTCAAGCAGAGCGGCAGACTGCTCCGTTCTAAAATCATAACCGGCACACCTGAACATACAGTGACCGGACATGGACGCCTGACCTGCACTGCCTGTCACTCCCGGACTGTGGTGCAGTGTTACGGCTGCCATACCCGGTATGACCGGGAAAATACCCAGATGGATTTTATCAAGGGGGTAGAGACACCGGGACAGTTCAGCGAGACCGAGGATTACCGCACCCTCTACCCGTTTCCCCTGGCCCTGAATCAGAAAGGCCGGATCTCGCCGGTCACCCCCGGCTGCCAGACCTTCGTGACCGTGGTTGATGAGCAGGGCACGGTGTTGCAGAATGAGGCGATCATGCAGTACAAAGGCAAGCGCCAGCTGCGCTTCGCACCGTTCCACGGCCACAACACCGGCAGGCAGGCCGTGGGATGCGCCCAGTGCCACGCCAACCCCGCCTTCCTGGGATTCGGCCAGCATATTGTCGAGGGACGCAGCATCAAAGGGACCTTAATCTGCGAGCTTTCAGACAACAAGCCGCTGGACGGTTATCTGACCATGCACAAGGGACAGGTACAGGCCTACTCGGCCATCACCCGCGCAAACGCCCGGCCGCTCAACCAGCAGGAAGTGCAACGCACCCTGCAGGTCAACCTCTGTCTGGTCTGCCACACATCGGCCAAAGACCCGATCTACCGGAAAAGGATCAACTACCGTGACCTGGACGATACCGTTCATCGCCGCCTGCTGGCTCCTCGTTAG